One stretch of Ananas comosus cultivar F153 linkage group 6, ASM154086v1, whole genome shotgun sequence DNA includes these proteins:
- the LOC109711424 gene encoding chromatin structure-remodeling complex protein SYD isoform X2: protein MASPQHVEMEAAKLLHKLIQESKDEPVKLATKLYVICQHMKLSGKEQSLPYQVISRAMETVVNQHGLDLDALRSSRLPLASGPQAEDPGSVRSKDKEIVDNQPPIAGSDAAPNIMATRAWQVGPVPGMTSVGRPPLGPSRMDGGGADVHQGSISQRSSKSSELESPVSVPMDDNRSANSQDRHDSAKSDDPTNKKKTSTKRKRADSKAAADVKPDTVPTGHNLRKGKQVIKGGTPGHEQPNPVQSTPSLEKLPSLSSGAGSLFRAQQEGAMTFVERNTDRIKPTNQFSVNPGPKLFEEGEVSSGNNTFELQKGSLSSRPAAYGSTYFWNQNRPTQSLQNPQGKVNVVTSGAFNSFAFAKMGFPYSPHHMSSSFESHGSQNQLPRNLDSSSASQLSEKGKDVLAVNSSIELSSAAKAVVESDIRKSGTPRFSDSNLEGKGSGIQERQSKTKVPIKADTALEQAKFADQLQNDVGTGLMPQLSTSSNMPFKEQQLKQLRAQCLVFLAFRNNLMPRKLHLEIALGESYPREERGQKGYSESRGTDTSAMEPGNSHVSRIPSSSTGSIAETDSSSKDTENTRKKSKKCPNLDNSMMGEENKETIAVKQKGFPQMGTQETAESAALPVTSQYFNSQLDVARDCDGKFNQQTTRANQGTSVVGVKAQPPKPEWTPVLKAVTHDDSSQSFASSLLHRGTYCNQTHLSGVNLSHNVNASKDDNKFVTHVGPTEKLSAASNSMISNNQADVYVRKYGLNEVRDSVMNMQYNSDAFRTLSANDIVGHGDVDQDDGYVSASDDIPTSPPKYTTCEKWIRDHEKRKLVEEQKWVSKQRKAELRIAARFEKLKENVSSSEDISAKTKSVIELKKLQLLQLQRRLRSEFLNDFFKPITPEIDRIKSSKKHRHGRRVKQIEKVEQKMKEERQKRIRERQKEFFGEVETHREKLEDCFKVKKERWKGFNRYVKEFHKRKERIHREKIDRIQREKINLLKNNDVEGYLRMVQDAKSDRVKQLLKETEKYLQKLGSKLRDAKTMARRFEMDMDESRMANFVEKNEVTNDNEDESDQAQHYLESNEKYYQLAHSVKEVINDQPSYLKGGKLREYQMNGLRWLVSLYNNHLNGILADEMGLGKTVQVISLICYLMEAKNDRGPFLVVVPSSVLSGWASELSFWAPDINKIAYAGPPEERRRLFKEMIIHQKFNVLLTTYEYLMNKHDRPKLSKIHWHYIIIDEGHRIKNASCKLNADLKHYRSFHRLLLTGTPLQNNLEELWALLNFLLPDIFNSSEDFSQWFNKPFQSGGDNSPDEGLLSEEENLLIINRLHQVLRPFVLRRLKHKVENELPEKIERLVRCEASAYQKLLMKRVEENLGSIGNTKVRSVHNTVMELRNICNHPYLSQLNAEEIDVLLPRHYLPPLVRLCGKLEMLDRLLPKLKATDHRILLFSTMTRLLDVMEEYLTWKQYKYLRLDGHTSGLERGALIEEFNRPGSQAFIFLLSIRAGGVGVNLQAADTVIIFDTDWNPQVDLQAQARAHRLGQKKDVLVLRLETVCTVEEQVRAAAEHKLGVANQSITAGFFDNNTSAEDRREYLESLLRECKKEEAASVLDDDALNDLLARSESEIDIFESIDKQRREDEMALWQKLVQGSCTDGSAPLSMPSRLVTEEDLKPFYKAMKIHEVPNTNANANVNSNTSVKRKGENLGGLDTQQYGRGKRAREVRSYEDQWTEEEFEKLCQADSPESPPRNAEVPKDVSTTKDQGGSKMSNPELISPPLKDQTAISKELTDQAAISKELKDQVAISKELKDQAAISKEPLPVQKETPPVKRGRGRPKRTVTNVPPPPPAAAPVSKQEMGPQSDNPSVSSTVSPAKNSTNVIEVSGRVQGELVAEPTAFAPLPVSTTPVQAKGRNAQTGEKPRGRGRKPKSMTAAAISQVTMVPVATVGAEPASNRSTIGAPTIPLVDPVSGLQKVDVVPVKACSSSPEKLKSILPASDIRNVGSGVPARGLTEASVGTKLAPSAEPVYILHPKMHDAATVGSLQTVPGQVLLPLMPAIPVFAQDSKGKKAHYTGTVDKPLEKHIDVSSRSTKKTTSAINTKTSMKHESTEKLLENTDHQSAESSEKQESAGKGDGIDTRSTQKLPTTTYFQSCGIKPDDASLQSAPVSVPIYDASTAASLNIVSADKATFSATETPKAIEAKESVKNHENVGHEKAADVQPGIETLGIPTTSASLGQMSSVVPVEVKVGPQSKPPVTRRKGAAREPRNRSTSATAACERRARLAVLKQSEESKKVDSTGKTAEPITVIERHVGETTKAESVPTAVICRPEERDSVPPGVPQTITLHETQVEEVALSSAQVVEHVVGEFQSSAVTEVNVNTPACVLKDAAVCNDAVKGEEDAAMVVQTECGNSTAFEMKDASSVGIAEDEVNVDQSLLVINGEKGVESNSTAAFEVKDALPSGAIEDTVKGEEHSSIVVQTECGDSMACKMKDAPSSVDSVEDEVNVDQSSVVSNAEKGVASSSTAAFEIKDAPSSVGVVEAEVKDNQSLTMTDIEKGNKLSTEFGNSMALGMNYASSSIAMVEDEVKEGQSLVVTETKKGNESTSTGLMPVTISVVATTDKINQDESTMSDKPITGDLVDSMIEIVVKNSEETSTTLVCETYTDKEVAVHNNPKVYPKDISDSARDSSLCNEAFDMGTSDPSNRLPSSSKDADEACEASIAVNAEDLASRDDALNREITVQMDMDYAGENGNDTDITSSKRQPPCDVSTESAGDGVGNKGTASDALAVEKINGGKEPSNGSSEVPSGTQLGDDTKASCDALVLQKIDGKAEPSSGTLEMPSENTIQLGDSTEASSGALVLQKIDGGAEPSSGTADMLIENTAQLGDNTGVSNALVLQKIDGGAEPSSCGTSEVPSSTLLSDNTEAPSDTLVLQKTDSGVEPSCGTLEMLSENTTQLGDNREASDAPVLQKIDSVAEPFSGTLEVPGDTTTQLGGNTEGSGTSKSSDKGRMEGPSVDSALVGAEVVTQSEGDSALP, encoded by the exons ATGGCTTCGCCTCAGCATGTGGAAATGGAAGCTGCCAAACTTCTGCATAAACTTATTCAAGAATCAAAGGATGAGCCTGTTAAATTAGCAACAAAGCTTTATGTG ATTTGTCAGCATATGAAACTAAGTGGAAAGGAGCAATCACTGCCATATCAAGTTATATCTAG GGCGATGGAAACAGTTGTGAATCAGCATGGACTTGACCTTGATGCGCTGAGGTCATCTCGTTTACCATTAGCCAGTGGACCCCAGGCGGAGGACCCTGGGAGTGTTAGATCGAAGGACAAAGAGATAGTTGACAATCAGCCACCTATAGCTGGAAGTGATGCAGCTCCGAATATTATGGCAACTCGTGCATGGCAAGTTGGGCCAG TTCCGGGTATGACTAGTGTGGGTAGGCCGCCACTCGGACCAAGTAGGATGGATGGTGGGGGTGCTGATGTTCACCAAGGATCTATTTCACAAAGAAGCAGCAAATCATCCGAGCTTGAGAGCCCAGTTAGTGTGCCGATGGATGATAATAGATCTGCTAATTCTCAGGATAGGCATGATTCTGCAAAATCTGATGACCCAACAAATAAGAAGAAGACCAGTACTAAGAGAAAAAGAGCAGACTCAAAAGCAGCAGCTGATGTGAAACCGGATACTGTTCCCACAGGGCATAATTTGAGGAAGGGGAAGCAGGTGATTAAAGGGGGTACTCCAGGTCATGAACAACCAAATCCTGTGCAAAGCACACCATCATTAGAAAAACTGCCATCATTATCTAGTGGTGCTGGATCATTGTTTAGAGCCCAACAAGAAGGTGCGATGACCTTTGTTGAGAGGAATACCGATAGAATTAAACCTACGAATCAATTCTCTGTTAATCCAGGTCCAAAGCTGTTTGAAGAAGGAGAGGTTTCTTCTGGTAATAACACTTTTGAATTGCAGAAAGGCAGCCTATCATCTAGACCCGCCGCTTATGGTTCTACTTATTTCTGGAACCAGAATAGACCAACTCAATCTTTACAGAATCCTCAAG GTAAAGTAAATGTCGTAACTTCTGGTGCTTTCAACTCTTTTGCCTTTGCAAAGATGGGTTTTCCCTACTCGCCGCATCATATGAGTTCTTCATTTGAGAGCCATGGGTCACAAAACCAGTTGCCTAGAAATTTGGACTCTTCGTCTGCTTCGCAGTTGTCAGAGAAGGGCAAGGATGTACTTGCTGTTAATAGTAGCATCGAGCTTTCTTCTGCTGCTAAAGCTGTCGTGGAGTCTGACATAAGGAAGTCAGGAACACCAAGGTTCTCAGATAGCAATTTGGAAGGCAAG GGAAGTGGAATTCAAGAAAGACAGAGCAAGACCAAAGTTCCAATAAAAGCTGACACAGCTTTAGAACAAGCTAAATTTGCTGATCAGCTACAGAATGACGTTGGAACAGGTCTTATGCCTCAGTTGTCCACTTCTTCCAATATGCCATTCAAGGAACAGCAATTGAAACAGCTCAGAGCTCAGTGCCTTGTGTTTCTTGCATTCAG AAACAACTTGATGCCTAGGAAGCTGCATCTGGAAATTGCACTTGGTGAAAGCTATCCTAGAGAAG AACGAGGTCAAAAAGGTTACAGTGAGAGTAGAGGGACAGACACTTCTGCAATGGAGCCTGGTAATAGTCATGTCTCAAGAATTCCCTCTTCGTCTACTGGAAGTATAGCAGAGACCGATTCCTCATCGAAGGACACAGAAAATACGaggaaaaagagtaaaaaatgcCCAAATTTGGACAATTCAATGATGGGAGAAGAAAATAAGGAAACAATAGCggtcaaacaaaagggttttCCTCAGATGGGGACTCAGGAAACTGCAGAATCGGCTGCATTGCCAGTTACCTCACAGTATTTCAACAGTCAGTTAGATGTTGCCAGGGATTGCGATGGAAAATTTAATCAGCAAACTACTAGGGCAAACCAAGGCACATCTGTTGTGGGTGTCAAAGCACAGCCCCCAAAGCCAGAGTGGACACCTGTGCTAAAAGCCGTTACTCATGATGATTCTAGTCAATCATTTGCAAGCTCACTGCTCCACCGCGGAACTTATTGTAATCAGACTCACCTTAGTG GTGTAAATTTGAGTCACAATGTGAATGCCTCAAAGGATGATAACAAATTTGTTACTCATGTTGGTCCAACGGAGAAGTTGTCTGCAGCTTCAAACTCAATGATCTCTAATAATCAAGCTGATGTTTATGTTCGAAAATATGGTTTGAATGAAGTGAGAGATTCTGTTATGAATATGCAGTATAATTCAGATGCCTTCAGGACTCTGTCTGCTAATGATATTGTAGGGCACGGTGATGTAGATCAGGATGACGGCTATGTATCAGCATCTGATGATATTCCTACATCCCCTCCAAAGTACACCACATGCGAGAAGTGGATTAGGGATCATGAGAAAAGAAAACTTGTTGAAGAACAAAAATGGGTGTCAAAGCAGAGGAAGGCGGAGCTAAGAATTGCAGCACGCTTTGAGAAGTTAAAG GAGAATGTGAGCTCATCAGAAGATATTTCTGCGAAAACCAAAAGTGTCATTgaattgaaaaaacttcaacTTCTACAACTCCAACGGCGTTTGCGTAG TGAATTTCTAAATGACTTTTTCAAACCTATCACGCCTGAGATAGACCGCATTAAATCAAGTAAGAAACATAGACATGGAAGGCGAGTGAAGCAAATTGAGAAAGTTGAACAGAAAATGAAGGAAGAGAGGCAGAAGAGAATTCGTGAAAGGCAGAAGGAGTTCTTTGGTGAAGTAGAAACTCACCG AGAGAAATTGGAGGACTGCTTCAAGGTTAAGAAGGAGCGCTGGAAGGGTTTTAATAGATACGTGAAGGAGTTCCACAAAAGAAAGGAGCGGATACATCGTGAGAAGATAGACAGGATCCAGCGTGAGAAGATTAATCTGCTGAAGAATAATGATGTTGAAGGATATCTTAGGATGGTTCAG GATGCAAAATCAGATCGTGTTAAACAACTTCTTAAAGAGACCGAGAAGTATCTTCAGAAATTGGGGTCTAAATTACGGGACGCTAAGACCATGGCAAGGCGGTTTGAGATGGATATGGATGAGAGCCGCATGGCTAATTTTGTCGAGAAGAATGAGGTCACCAATGACAATGAAGATGAAAGCGACCAGGCTCAG CATTATTTAGAAAGCAATGAAAAGTATTACCAACTGGCTCACAG TGTAAAAGAGGTCATAAACGATCAGCCAAGTTATCTCAAAGGTGGAAAATTGCGGGA GTACCAGATGAATGGATTGCGTTGGCTTGTTTCATTGTATAATAACCACTTGAATGGAATTCTTGCGGATGAAATGGGTCTTGGGAAAACTGTGCAA GTTATTTCTTTAATATGCTATCTTATGGAAGCGAAAAATGATAGGGGACCATTTCTGGTGGTTGTACCATCTTCTGTTCTTTCTGGATGGGCATCGGAACTCAGCTTCTGGGCACctgatataaataaaattgctTATGCTGGCCCTCCAGAAGAAAGACGCAGGCTATTCAA AGAGATGATTATTCATCAGAAATTCAATGTTCTTCTTACGACATACGAATACCTGATGAACAAACATGATAGACCAAAGCTAAGTAAAATTCACTGGCACTATATAATAATTGATGAAGGTCACCGGATAAAGAATGCATCCTGTAAGCTCAATGCAGATTTGAAACATTATCGTAGTTTCCACCGTTTGCTGCTCACTGGAACACCTTTACAG AACAATCTTGAGGAGCTGTGGGCACTTCTTAACTTCTTGTTACCTGATATCTTTAACTCATCAGAGGACTTCTCTCAATGGTTTAACAAACCATTTCAGAGTGGTGGAGATAATTCACCTGATGAA GGTTTACTTTCTGAAGAGGAAAATCTGTTGATCATAAACCGTCTCCACCAAGTTCTTCGGCCATTCGTACTTCGAAGGCTTAAACACAAG gtTGAGAATGAACTGCCTGAGAAAATTGAAAGACTTGTAAGATGCGAGGCATCTGCATATCAGAAACTTCTTATGAAAAGGGTGGAAGAAAATCTTGGTTCAATTGGAAATACGAAG gttCGTTCAGTACACAACACTGTGATGGAATTGCGCAATATATGCAACCACCCATACCTCAGCCAACTAAACGCTGAAGAG ATTGATGTTTTATTACCAAGACATTATTTGCCGCCTTTAGTGAGGCTCTGTGGGAAGCTGGAAATGTTGGACAGGTTACTACCGAAGCTCAAGGCGACTGATCACCGG ATTCTACTGTTCTCTACAATGACGAGATTGCTTGATGTAATGGAGGAGTATCTAACCTGGAAGCAGTATAAGTACCTTCGATTAGATGGGCATACTTCTGGACTAGAAAGAGGAGCTCTTATTGAGGAATTCAATCGTCCTGGTTCTCAAGCTTTCATCTTTCTGCTAag CATTCGAGCTGGAGGTGTTGGAGTCAATCTTCAAGCAGCTGATACTGTAATCATATTTGATACTGATTGGAATCCTCAg GTTGATCTGCAAGCACAGGCAAGGGCCCACAGGCTTGGTCAGAAGAAGGATGTCCTTGTTTTACGGTTAGAAACA GTCTGTACTGTAGAAGAGCAAGTTAGAGCTGCAGCTGAACACAAATTGGGTGTTGCTAATCAGAGCATCACTGCAGGTTTTTTTGACAACAATACAAG TGCGGAAGATCGTCGAGAATATCTTGAGTCTCTTCTGAGGGAGTGTAAGAAAGAAGAAGCTGCTTCTGTCTTAGACGACGATGCTCTTAATGATCTCCTGGCCCGTAG CGAATCTGAGATTGACATCTTTGAATCTATTGATAAGCAAAGGCGAGAAGATGAAATG GCACTGTGGCAAAAGTTGGTCCAGGGAAGTTGTACTGATGGATCGGCGCCCCTCTCGATGCCTTCTCGTCTTGTGACGGAGGAGGATTTGAAACCATTTTACAAGGCTATGAAGATTCATGAAGTACCAAACACCAATGCCAATGCCAATGTCAATTCCAACACCAGTGTTAAGAGGAAAGGGGAAAACCTTGGGGGACTTGACACGCAGCAGTACGGGAGGGGTAAACGTGCTCGTGAG GTCCGCTCTTATGAGGACCAATGGACAGAAGAAGAATTCGAAAAGCTTTGTCAGGCCGACTCCCCTGAATCTCCCCCCCGAAATGCTGAAGTACCAAAGGATGTATCTACAACAAAGGATCAAGGTGGATCTAAAATGAGTAATCCAGAGCTGATCTCACCACCACTTAAAGATCAAACGGCTATTTCCAAAGAGCTTACAGATCAAGCGGCTATTTCCAAAGAGCTTAAAGATCAAGTGGCTATTTCCAAAGAGCTTAAAGATCAAGCGGCTATTTCCAAAGAGCCTTTGCCAGTTCAGAAGGAGACCCCTCCAGTAAAACGGGGAAGGGGTCGGCCCAAGAGGACAGTTACAAATGTCCCACCACCACCTCCAGCTGCTGCTCCTGTCAGCAAGCAGGAAATGGGACCACAAAGTGATAACCCTTCTGTTTCCTCAACTGTTTCTCCTGCAAAAAATAGCACTAATGTAATTGAAGTCAGTGGAAGAGTACAAGGTGAGTTGGTTGCTGAGCCTACTGCTTTTGCTCCATTACCAGTCTCTACCACACCAGTTCAAGCTAAAGGGAGAAATGCTCAAACAGGAGAGAAACCTCGAGGGCGAGGCAGAAAACCAAAGTCTATGACAGCAGCTGCTATTTCTCAGGTAACTATGGTGCCTGTAGCTACAGTTGGTGCTGAACCTGCGTCTAATAGATCCACTATTGGAGCTCCTACTATACCTTTGGTTGACCCGGTTTCAGGACTACAGAAAGTGGATGTTGTCCCTGTTAAGGCATGTAGTTCATCACCAGAGAAACTTAAGAGCATCTTACCTGCTTCAGACATAAGAAATGTTGGAAGTGGTGTTCCAGCTCGTGGGTTGACAGAGGCATCCGTTGGGACCAAATTAGCACCAAGTGCCGAACCTGTGTACATTTTGCATCCAAAGATGCATGATGCTGCAACAGTTGGGTCGCTTCAAACTGTTCCTGGGCAGGTACTTCTGCCACTTATGCCTGCTATACCTGTCTTTGCACAAGACTCGAAAGGGAAAAAAGCTCATTACACAGGAACAGTAGATAAGCCATTGGAGAAACATATTGATGTTTCTAGTCGCAGCACCAAGAAAACCACCAGTGCTATCAACACTAAAACAAGTATGAAGCATGAATCAACTGAAAAGCTACTTGAAAACACTGATCATCAAAGCGCTGAGTCTAGTGAGAAGCAGGAATCAGCAGGGAAAGGAGATGGTATTGATACCAGAAGTACCCAGAAATTGCCAACAACTACCTATTTCCAATCCTGCGGGATAAAGCCAGATGATGCTTCCCTTCAAAGCGCACCAGTGTCAGTACCTATTTATGATGCCTCGACGGCTGCCTCTTTGAATATTGTTAGTGCTGACAAAGCCACTTTTTCTGCAACAGAGACCCCAAAAGCTATAGAAGCCAAAGAATCTGTAAAAAACCATGAAAATGTTGGTCATGAGAAAGCAGCTGACGTACAACCTGGGATCGAGACGCTTGGAATACCAACAACTTCTGCTTCACTGGGTCAAATGAGCTCGGTGGTACCTGTAGAAGTCAAAGTAGGACCTCAAAGCAAACCACCTGTTACAAGGAGGAAGGGAGCTGCTCGTGAACCAAGAAACAGAAGCACTTCTGCCACGGCTGCTTGTGAACGTCGTGCTCGACTTGCTGTATTGAAGCAATCAGAAGAGTCGAAGAAAGTTGACAGCACAGGTAAAACTGCAGAACCAATCACCGTGATAGAGAGACACGTTGGCGAAACAACCAAAGCAGAGTCTGTTCCAACTGCAGTGATTTGTAGACCTGAAGAGAGAGATTCTGTACCACCTGGTGTTCCGCAAACTATTACTCTTCACGAGACACAAGTTGAGGAAGTTGCTTTATCGTCTGCCCAGGTGGTTGAGCATGTAGTTGGTGAATTTCAATCTTCTGCAGTGACTGAAGTTAACGTGAACACTCCAGCATGTGTTTTGAAAGATGCAGCAGTTTGTAATGATGCAGTGAAAGGTGAAGAGGACGCTGCAATGGTGGTTCAAACAGAATGCGGAAATAGCACGgcttttgaaatgaaagatgCATCTTCTGTTGGTATCGCTGAAGATGAAGTAAATGTTGATCAATCTCTTCTGGTGATTAATGGAGAAAAAGGAGTTGAATCTAATTCAACTGCAGCTTTTGAAGTGAAAGATGCCCTGCCTTCTGGTGCAATTGAGGATACAGTGAAAGGTGAAGAGCACTCTTCAATTGTGGTTCAAACAGAATGTGGAGACAGCATGGCCTGTAAAATGAAAGATGCACCATCTTCTGTTGATAGTGTTGAAGATGAAGTAAATGTTGATCAATCTTCTGTGGTGAGCAATGCAGAAAAAGGAGTTGCATCAAGTTCAACTGCAGCTTTTGAGATTAAAGACGCCCCATCTTCTGTTGGTGTTGTTGAAGCTGAAGTAAAGGATAATCAATCTCTTACAATGACTGATattgaaaaaggaaacaaattaTCAACTGAATTTGGAAATAGCATGGCTCTTGGAATGAACTATGCATCATCTTCTATTGCTATGGTTGAAGATGAAGTAAAGGAAGGTCAATCTCTTGTGGTGActgaaacaaaaaaaggaaatgaaTCTACTTCAACTGGCCTTATGCCAGTGACCATTTCTGTGGTTGCCACCACAGACAAGATTAACCAGGATGAGTCAACAATGTCAGACAAGCCAATCACCGGTGATCTAGTGGATAGTATGATAGAAATAGTTGTCAAAAATTCTGAAGAAACGTCGACTACATTAGTATGCGAAACTTATACTGATAAGGAAGTTGCAGTGCATAATAACCCCAAAGTGTACCCTAAGGATATTAGTGATTCAGCTCGTGATTCGTCCCTTTGTAATGAGGCTTTTGATATGGGGACATCTGATCCATCAAACAGGCTGCCTAGCAGCAGCAAAGATGCAGATGAAGCTTGTGAAGCTTCGATCGCTGTTAATGCTGAAGATCTTGCCTCTAGAGATGATGCTTTAAATAGAGAGATCACTGTTCAGATGGACATGGATTATGCAGGTGAGAATGGCAATGACACTGACATAACTTCAAGTAAAAGACAACCTCCTTGTGATGTTAGTACGGAAAGTGCAGGAGATGGCGTCGGAAACAAAGGAACTGCCTCCGATGCGCTTGCTGTTGAGAAGATCAATGGTGGTAAAGAACCTTCCAATGGTTCCTCGGAGGTGCCAAGTGGTACCCAGTTGGGTGACGACACAAAGGCCTCCTGTGATGCACTCGTTCTTCAAAAGATCGATGGGAAAGCAGAACCTTCCAGCGGTACCTTGGAGATGCCAAGTGAAAATACTATCCAGTTGGGTGACAGCACTGAGGCCTCCTCTGGTGCGCTTGTTCTTCAGAAGATCGATGGTGGAGCGGAACCTTCCAGTGGTACCGCAGACATGCTAATTGAAAATACTGCCCAGTTGGGTGACAACACAGGGGTTTCCAATGCACTTGTTCTTCAAAAGATCGACGGTGGAGCAGAACCTTCCAGTTGTGGTACCTCGGAGGTGCCAAGTAGTACCCTGTTAAGTGACAACACAGAGGCCCCCTCCGACACTCTTGTTCTTCAGAAGACCGACAGTGGAGTGGAACCTTCCTGTGGTACCTTGGAGATGCTGAGTGAAAATACTACCCAGTTGGGTGACAACAGAGAGGCCTCCGATGCACCTGTTCTTCAGAAGATCGACAGTGTTGCTGAACCTTTCAGTGGTACTTTGGAGGTGCCAGGGGACACCACCACCCAGTTGGGTGGCAATACAGAGGGGTCTGGAACTAGTAAGAGCTCTGATAAAGGAAGAATGGAAGGGCCCAGTGTAGACTCCGCTTTGGTTGGTGCTGAAGTAGTAACGCAATCAGAGGGTGACAGTGCTCTGCCATAG